In the genome of Bradysia coprophila strain Holo2 unplaced genomic scaffold, BU_Bcop_v1 contig_232, whole genome shotgun sequence, one region contains:
- the LOC119076835 gene encoding odorant receptor 94b-like isoform X2, with the protein MHSVTTHPLVKQLISVYYRVGVWNRENEHSPIRLRIKWFYFIYQFMVPISAIIGSFKNENTDDRIFLVETSIVNGTLSAKFWLMMQKQEQILELLEKICIFSIQDKDCFRFFNKKLELFTKVTKSFMYAVIPLAVFSALAPFAGDRKLFFKLALPFDAEKNDFNFLMANFYTFTAVAFAFFFISFSVVLWYIMFVCSLRYNVLGIQLTKMGRLSEESKGVSDRQKQNAFRRDLWGIMKDCLLTRNLVCEIESFCSTIFFIELGTSGLCICASVYCLAFNVSENIVGRLVHLSSLGYNVAGILITTYLGNEITLTSNRLSYCVFESDWYDQPQSTKFIITILGEFLQQPQVMVVAKLYTLTLETFTRILNFAYSTFNILKNFRS; encoded by the exons ATGCATTCAGTTACAACTCACCCATTAGTCAAACAACTAATTTCCGTATATTATCGCGTTGGTGTTTGGAATCGAGAAAATGAACATTCACCCATACGGCTGCGAATCAAGTGGTTCTATTTCATTTATCAGTTTATGGTCCCGATATCTGCAATAATTggatcatttaaaaatgaaaacacggATGACcgaatttttttggtagaaACAAGTATCGTTAATGGGACGTTGTCAGCGAAATTTTGGCTAATGATGCAGAAGCAAGAGCAAATTCTTGAGTTACTGGAAAAGATTTGCATTTTCTCCATTCAAGATAAAGATTGCTTTAGATTTTTCAATAAGAAATTGGAACTATTTACCAAGGTTACGAAATCATTTATGTATGCCGTGATACCGTTGGCAGTTTTCTCAGCGCTAGCTCCCTTTGCAGGggatagaaaattattttttaagctTGCATTGCCCTTCGAtgctgaaaaaaatgatttcaattttttgatggCGAATTTTTACACTTTCACTGCAGTtgcttttgcatttttttttatttcattttccgttGTATTGTGGTACATAATGTTCGTTTGCTCTTTGAGATATAACGTCCTAGGTATCCAGTTAACCAAGATGGGCCGGTTGAGCGAAGAGTCTAAAGGCGTTTCGGACaggcaaaaacaaaatgcttTTCGTCGCGATTTATGGGGAATAATGAAGGATTGTCTACTCACAAGGAA TTTGGTATGTGAAATTGAGTCATTTTGTTCGACCATATTTTTCATCGAACTTGGGACGAGTGGATTGTGCATTTGCGCATCGGTTTATTGTTTGgctttt AATGTCAGTGAAAACATTGTCGGACGCCTGGTTCATCTGTCGTCGTTGGGGTACAATGTTGCCGGCATATTAATTACCACATACTTAGGAAACGAGATCACGTTGACCAGCAATCGACTCTCGTATTGTGTATTTGAATCGGACTGGTACGATCAGCcgcaatcaacaaaatttatcatCACAATTCTCGGTGAATTTTTACAGCAGCCCCAAGTGATGGTTGTTGCTAAACTGTATACTCTGACATTGGAAACATTTACCAGG attttaaattttgcctACAGCACgttcaacattttgaaaaattttagatcgtaa
- the LOC119076835 gene encoding odorant receptor 94b-like isoform X1, with translation MHSVTTHPLVKQLISVYYRVGVWNRENEHSPIRLRIKWFYFIYQFMVPISAIIGSFKNENTDDRIFLVETSIVNGTLSAKFWLMMQKQEQILELLEKICIFSIQDKDCFRFFNKKLELFTKVTKSFMYAVIPLAVFSALAPFAGDRKLFFKLALPFDAEKNDFNFLMANFYTFTAVAFAFFFISFSVVLWYIMFVCSLRYNVLGIQLTKMGRLSEESKGVSDRQKQNAFRRDLWGIMKDCLLTRNLVCEIESFCSTIFFIELGTSGLCICASVYCLAFVKLIHKLFAFTSTDLTTFQNVSENIVGRLVHLSSLGYNVAGILITTYLGNEITLTSNRLSYCVFESDWYDQPQSTKFIITILGEFLQQPQVMVVAKLYTLTLETFTRILNFAYSTFNILKNFRS, from the exons ATGCATTCAGTTACAACTCACCCATTAGTCAAACAACTAATTTCCGTATATTATCGCGTTGGTGTTTGGAATCGAGAAAATGAACATTCACCCATACGGCTGCGAATCAAGTGGTTCTATTTCATTTATCAGTTTATGGTCCCGATATCTGCAATAATTggatcatttaaaaatgaaaacacggATGACcgaatttttttggtagaaACAAGTATCGTTAATGGGACGTTGTCAGCGAAATTTTGGCTAATGATGCAGAAGCAAGAGCAAATTCTTGAGTTACTGGAAAAGATTTGCATTTTCTCCATTCAAGATAAAGATTGCTTTAGATTTTTCAATAAGAAATTGGAACTATTTACCAAGGTTACGAAATCATTTATGTATGCCGTGATACCGTTGGCAGTTTTCTCAGCGCTAGCTCCCTTTGCAGGggatagaaaattattttttaagctTGCATTGCCCTTCGAtgctgaaaaaaatgatttcaattttttgatggCGAATTTTTACACTTTCACTGCAGTtgcttttgcatttttttttatttcattttccgttGTATTGTGGTACATAATGTTCGTTTGCTCTTTGAGATATAACGTCCTAGGTATCCAGTTAACCAAGATGGGCCGGTTGAGCGAAGAGTCTAAAGGCGTTTCGGACaggcaaaaacaaaatgcttTTCGTCGCGATTTATGGGGAATAATGAAGGATTGTCTACTCACAAGGAA TTTGGTATGTGAAATTGAGTCATTTTGTTCGACCATATTTTTCATCGAACTTGGGACGAGTGGATTGTGCATTTGCGCATCGGTTTATTGTTTGgcttttgtaaaattaattcacaaaCTTTTCGCATTTACATCCACTGACTTAACGACTTTTCAGAATGTCAGTGAAAACATTGTCGGACGCCTGGTTCATCTGTCGTCGTTGGGGTACAATGTTGCCGGCATATTAATTACCACATACTTAGGAAACGAGATCACGTTGACCAGCAATCGACTCTCGTATTGTGTATTTGAATCGGACTGGTACGATCAGCcgcaatcaacaaaatttatcatCACAATTCTCGGTGAATTTTTACAGCAGCCCCAAGTGATGGTTGTTGCTAAACTGTATACTCTGACATTGGAAACATTTACCAGG attttaaattttgcctACAGCACgttcaacattttgaaaaattttagatcgtaa